In a genomic window of Lycium ferocissimum isolate CSIRO_LF1 chromosome 9, AGI_CSIRO_Lferr_CH_V1, whole genome shotgun sequence:
- the LOC132030874 gene encoding ethylene-responsive transcription factor ERF017, with translation MVKPNKKDMSECSPSSSSSSSYRGVRKRKWGKWVSEVRLPNSRERIWLGSYDTPEKAARAFDAALFCLRGKSANFNFPENPPEIVNGQSMTRSEIQAAAARFANMDSDPRVNPREHSDHSSSSSEMFRAESPSVSVSDRMESEKTEMTLDNGFMDMFNSMGTANDMSNFGIFPGFDDLSSEFCVPPPMPNLESEEENYLNYDGFQSQGSSFLWNF, from the coding sequence aTGGTGAAACCCAATAAAAAAGATATGTCTGAATGTTCACCTTCGTCGTCGTCGTCGTCATCGTATAGAGGAGTAAGAAAGAGGAAATGGGGAAAATGGGTTTCAGAAGTTAGATTACCAAACAGTAGAGAAAGAATTTGGTTGGGTTCTTATGATACACCAGAAAAAGCTGCAAGGGCATTTGATGCAGCACTTTTTTGTTTAAGGGGTAAAAGtgcaaattttaattttccagaaaatccGCCAGAAATAGTCAACGGACAGTCAATGACACGTTCGGAGATACAAGCTGCGGCGGCCCGGTTCGCGAATATGGATTCGGATCCACGTGTCAACCCGAGAGAGCATTCGGATCATTCATCGTCGTCCTCTGAAATGTTTcgagcagagtcgccatctgtttCTGTTTCTGACAGGATGGAAAGTGAAAAGACTGAAATGACCCTGGATAATGGATTTATGGACATGTTTAATTCGATGGGGACAGCTAATGACATGtccaattttggaatttttccGGGTTTTGATGATTTATCTAGTGAATTTTGTGTACCACCACCAATGCCTAATTTGGAATCAGAAGAAGAGAACTATCTCAACTATGATGGTTTTCAATCACAAGGGTCTTCAtttctttggaatttttga